The region CGCCATCAGGGATTTCCACAAGGTCGAGATTTCCTATCAGCCCCAATAGCGAGCGAGGCTGCGCACGGACTCCCTGGGCGTGGGCCAGGTGACAGGCGTCGTGGTATGCCAGGAGCAAGGGCTGGGCCAGGGGCGGCGGCGGTTCCATGCCGAGGGCATGCAGAAAGACCGTTATATCCATCACCTGGTCTGCAAAGCGTTCTGCCCGACCGGACTGGGCGTGGCCCTTGAAAAGCAGGGGATATTCCTTCATGCCAGAGCCGCAGCCCGCGGCATTTGTAACGATCGCATCAAGCTCTGACGGGAAACAATCAAGGTTGTTCTGCGCCAGACGGCGCGCTTCTTTGGTGTTTCCCATGTGCAGGCCGAGGGCACCACAGCAACCCTGGTCCCTGGGAATGATGGTCTCGACACCGTTGCGCGCCAAAACCCGCAAGGTAGCCCAGTTGATCTCCGGAGCCAGCACCTGTTGTACACAGCCGGTTAAAAGGGCAACCCTGGCGCGCCGGGTGCCTGCAGCAGGATACACTTCGGGGAAGGGCTCGCTCGCTGGCAGTTCATCGGGAACGAGTTCAAGCATAGCGGCCATCGTCCCCGGCAGTGGCAGCGGCAGGCGTCGGGCCAGCTTGCCCGCCCTGGACGCCAGACGAAAGCGATTGGGATAGGGCAGGGAGGCTGTCAGCAGGAACTCCACAGCCCTTTCTGTGGCGCCATTTTGCCCGGTTCTTGCCGCATATGCCCGGTAGGTGCCGATCAATTCCCCGTAGGGCACGCCGGAGGGACAGGCTGTCTCGCACCCCAAACAGCCGAGGCAGCGCTCCAGGAAGGGGGCAGCTTCGTCAGCCGTGAGGCCGCCTTCCAGCACTTCCTTCATGAGGATGATACGTCCTCTGGGCGAGTCCATTTCCTGGTTGAGCACCTGGTAGGTGGGACAGGATGGCAGACACAGGCCACAATGAACGCATGCTTCCACCGCGTGCGCCATCGCCTCGCCCCGGGGTCCAAAAGCCTCCGCAACGATGTCATGTCTCATGCTATAGCTCCAGGAAACGCTGATCGGGATCGAGGACCTGTTTGACTCTGCGCGCGAAGTCCGCGCCCGGTGGCGTTCCGATGCAGGGTTGACCGGGCGCACCCCGTAGAACAAGGCCGGCCATCTCAAGATGGCTCAGGGACTCAGCGAGAGAGGATGGCAGGTCGGGCAGGGTGAGCCAGAGAACGTTGCCACCCACGGCATAACGGCGCGGGGCATTTTGCGGGCGCAGAAGCGCTTCGACGGCAGGAATCTGACCTGTCGTCAGGGGTATTTTGATGAGCGCCGAGTCCCAGGGCGCCCACTGGAATTCGCTCACGCTTTGCCAATAGCGCTCATCCCCGGCGCCAGTGAGTATCTGGCCATCACCAACCAGGGCCTGCAGGCGATCCAGACGAGCGTCGAGCAATTGAGCAAGGCCACTGATGCGGATCCACAACCGGGCACCATGGTCGGTTGGCTGCAAATCCAGGGCCTCCAGGTCGAGAGAAGCGCGACTCAGGTCGATCATGGCCCTGCGAGCTGTGTCGACCGCCTTGAATTCGACACTTAACGTGGCAAAGGCCTCAGGTTTCGGAAACACCTTGAATGTCAGCTCGGTCAGAATGCCCAGGCGTCCCAGGCTGCCCACCATGAGCTTGGGCAGGTCAAAGCCGGCCGCGTTTTTGACGACCCGACCCCCGCCTTGCAGCAGATTGCCCTGACCATCGACGAAACGGATGCCCAGGATGAAGTCGCGAGCGCCACCGTAGCGGTAGCGATTGGAGCCGCTTATGCCTGCGGCTGCCGTGCCTGCCAGGGTGGCGCCAGCCCGGGCCAGGGGGGGGTCGAAGGGCAGGTACTGCCCATGCTGAGCCAGCAATTGCGTTATCTCAGCTACCGGTGTGCCTGCCAGGGCGGTGATTGTATATTCATCCGGCTCATAATCCAGAATTCCCGACATGCTGCTCATATCAATGACAGTCGTAAGATCATCGCCCGGGGTGGAGAGGGCCGGTTTGCTGCCAGCTCCTTTGACCAGGATCGCACGATGGCTTCGGATGATCTGCTGGAGTTGGGCCACTGTCGCGGGTGAGAATGCCGCGGGCGGCGCCTGTGCAA is a window of Chloroflexota bacterium DNA encoding:
- a CDS encoding heterodisulfide reductase-related iron-sulfur binding cluster, giving the protein MRHDIVAEAFGPRGEAMAHAVEACVHCGLCLPSCPTYQVLNQEMDSPRGRIILMKEVLEGGLTADEAAPFLERCLGCLGCETACPSGVPYGELIGTYRAYAARTGQNGATERAVEFLLTASLPYPNRFRLASRAGKLARRLPLPLPGTMAAMLELVPDELPASEPFPEVYPAAGTRRARVALLTGCVQQVLAPEINWATLRVLARNGVETIIPRDQGCCGALGLHMGNTKEARRLAQNNLDCFPSELDAIVTNAAGCGSGMKEYPLLFKGHAQSGRAERFADQVMDITVFLHALGMEPPPPLAQPLLLAYHDACHLAHAQGVRAQPRSLLGLIGNLDLVEIPDGDICCGSAGTYNLQQPDIARQLGEQKARNILSTGARAIATGNIGCLTQISAHLKALGRPLPIFHTIQVLDLAYRGGSV
- a CDS encoding FAD-binding protein, which codes for MLAVNGPATSAIPTSRTEGGIAQAPPAAFSPATVAQLQQIIRSHRAILVKGAGSKPALSTPGDDLTTVIDMSSMSGILDYEPDEYTITALAGTPVAEITQLLAQHGQYLPFDPPLARAGATLAGTAAAGISGSNRYRYGGARDFILGIRFVDGQGNLLQGGGRVVKNAAGFDLPKLMVGSLGRLGILTELTFKVFPKPEAFATLSVEFKAVDTARRAMIDLSRASLDLEALDLQPTDHGARLWIRISGLAQLLDARLDRLQALVGDGQILTGAGDERYWQSVSEFQWAPWDSALIKIPLTTGQIPAVEALLRPQNAPRRYAVGGNVLWLTLPDLPSSLAESLSHLEMAGLVLRGAPGQPCIGTPPGADFARRVKQVLDPDQRFLEL